A genome region from Festucalex cinctus isolate MCC-2025b chromosome 17, RoL_Fcin_1.0, whole genome shotgun sequence includes the following:
- the LOC144004521 gene encoding dnaJ homolog subfamily C member 7-like: MAAVDIDVPVDAEPQLHNVGDLERQAEGFKEQGNAFYSRKDYSEAFNYYTKAIDACPKNASYYGNRAATLMMLCRFREALEDSQQAVRLDDCFMKGHLREGKCHLSLGNAMAAARCFQKVLDLEPSNREAQQENKNAETLLEFERLADFGFEKRDFRKVVYCMDRALALASACHRFKILKAECLALLGRYPEAQSVASDILRMDATNADALYVRGLCLYYEDCIDKAVQFFVQALRMAPDHEKARLACRNAKALKAKKEEGNLTFKNNSYQAAYQLYSEALRIDPNNIKTNAKLYCNRAAAGAKMNKPNQAIEDCTSAIKLDDTYIKAYLRRAQCFMDIEQYEDAVRDYEKVYQTEKTSDHKHLLKTAKLELKKSKRKDYYKVLGVGKNATDDEIKKAYRKRALMHHPDRHSAATPEVQKEEEKKFKEVGEAFTVLSDPKKKTRYDNGHDLGDDGAFDGGDVDANNIFRAFFGGHGGGFSFDPSGDSGPGNFFFQFG, from the exons atggccgctgTTGACATCGACGTGCCGGTGGATGCCGAACCTCAGCTTCACAATGTGGGCGACCTGGAACG TCAGGCCGAAGGCTTCAAAGAGCAGGGCAATGCGTTCTACAGCAGGAAGGACTACTCAGAGGCCTTCAATTACTACACCAAGGCGATTG ATGCGTGTCCCAAAAATGCCAGCTATTACGGCAACAGGGCCGCCACCCTCATGATGCTCTGCCGCTTCCGGGAAGCCTTGGAAGATTCCCAGCAGGCCGTGCGGTTGGACGACTGCTTCATGAAG GGTCACTTGCGCGAGGGCAAGTGCCACCTGTCTCTGGGGAACGCCATGGCCGCCGCACGCTGCTTCCAAAAGGTTCTGGATCTGGAGCCCAGCAACAGAGAGGCGCAGCAAGAG AACAAGAATGCAGAAACTCTGCTGGAGTTTGAGCGACTGGCGGATTTTGGCTTTGAAAAGCGAGACTTCAGAAAG GTGGTGTATTGCATGGACCGGGCCTTGGCTCTGGCCTCTGCCTGCCATCGTTTCAAAATCCTCAAAGCAGAATGTTTGGCTCTCCTCGGACGCTACCCCGAAGCGCAATCTGTCGCCAG TGATATCTTGAGAATGGACGCCACAAACGCCGACGCGCTTTACGTCCGAGGATTGTGTCTTTATTACGAGGACTGCATCGATAAGGCCGTGCAGTTCTTCGTGCAGGCGCTTCGCATGGCGCCGGACCACGAAAAGGCCAGGCTTGCCTGCaga AATGCCAAAGCCTTAAAAGCCAAGAAGGAGGAAGGAAATCTGACGTTTAAGAACAACAGCTACCAAGCCGCGTATCAGCTGTATAGCGAAGCCCTCAGGATAGACCCCAACAACATCAAGACCAATGCCAAACTCTACTGCAACAGAGCCGCAGCAGGAGCCAAG ATGAATAAACCCAATCAGGCCATTGAAGACTGCACCAGTGCTATCAAACTAGACGACACTTACATCAAGGCGTACTTGAGAAGAGCGCAGTG TTTCATGGACATCGAGCAGTACGAAGACGCTGTCCGAGACTATGAGAAAGTGTACCAGACTGAAAAAACGTCAG ACCACAAACACCTTCTGAAGACGGCCAAGTTGGAGCTGAAGAAGAGCAAGAGGAAAGATTACTACAAGGTGCTGGGAGTTGGCAAAAACGCAACAGACGACGAGATCAAAAAAGCCTACCGTAAACGCGCACTGATGCACCACCCAG ATCGCCACAGTGCGGCCACCCCCGAGGTGCAAAAGGAAGAGGAGAAGAAATTCAAGGAAGTAGGCGAGGCTTTCACTGTACTGTCCGACCCCAAAAAGAAGACCCGATATGACAACGGGCACGACCTCGGTGACGACGGCGCCTTTGACGGCGGAG ATGTCGACGCAAACAACATCTTCAGGGCTTTCTTCGGTGGCCACGGTGGTGGGTTTAGTTTCGATCCCAGTGGAG ATTCTGGACCTGGAAATTTTTTCTTCCAGTTTGGctaa